Proteins encoded together in one Flavobacteriales bacterium window:
- a CDS encoding TIGR02594 family protein, producing MPTHRTTASVLRLRARPGTDADIIGRRPLNTPLDLQRTDQGWAQVTAHLLDGRLSGWVSAAHIEPWATAVLVAEPDWLPIARAEVSVRELPGPEHNPRIIGYHATTTLRATTDETAWCSAFVNWCVTQAGHRGTNSAAARSWLTWGRSLAEPAVGSIAVFRRGGSPASGHVAFFLERRGSGIMVLGGNQSNGVRVSSYPAQDLLGYRMTG from the coding sequence ATGCCCACCCACCGCACCACCGCCTCTGTCCTGCGCCTGCGGGCCCGGCCCGGAACGGATGCCGACATCATCGGCCGGCGCCCTCTGAACACGCCGCTCGACCTGCAACGCACCGACCAGGGGTGGGCGCAGGTGACGGCCCACCTGCTCGATGGCCGGCTGTCCGGCTGGGTGAGCGCCGCCCACATCGAGCCTTGGGCGACGGCGGTCCTGGTGGCCGAACCCGATTGGTTGCCCATCGCGCGGGCCGAAGTAAGCGTGCGTGAGCTCCCCGGCCCGGAGCACAACCCGCGCATCATCGGGTACCATGCCACCACCACCCTGCGCGCCACCACGGATGAAACGGCCTGGTGTTCCGCGTTCGTGAACTGGTGCGTGACCCAGGCGGGTCATCGAGGCACCAACAGCGCGGCGGCCCGAAGCTGGCTCACCTGGGGCCGGTCGCTCGCGGAACCCGCGGTGGGCAGCATCGCGGTCTTCCGGCGCGGCGGCAGCCCCGCCAGCGGGCACGTGGCCTTCTTCCTGGAGCGGCGCGGCTCGGGGATCATGGTGCTCGGTGGCAACCAGAGCAACGGTGTGCGGGTGAGCAGCTACCCCGCGCAGGACCTGCTGGGTTACCGAATGACCGGTTGA
- a CDS encoding response regulator transcription factor, with the protein MPHPVALVDDHHMVREGLAATINAFADYTVVLEAAHGQELIDGLEGRPDPAIAVVDLHMPVMDGFATIAWLRAHRPAVLPLALTFDASDEALVLAFRAGARGFLCKNARSALLKHALDSLVHTGYFHSNETHTEPVDHGSLRARIDHERADILSRITPRELEFLRLVCSSEELTYEGIAELMGVQPRSVENHRTNLFEKFGIKSKTGLVLFAFKWRIVEP; encoded by the coding sequence ATGCCCCATCCGGTAGCCCTGGTGGATGACCACCACATGGTGCGCGAGGGTCTCGCCGCCACCATCAACGCGTTCGCCGACTATACCGTGGTGCTGGAAGCGGCCCATGGGCAGGAACTGATCGATGGCCTCGAGGGCCGGCCCGATCCCGCCATCGCCGTCGTGGACCTGCACATGCCGGTGATGGACGGCTTCGCCACCATCGCCTGGCTGCGCGCCCACCGACCGGCGGTGCTTCCGCTGGCGCTCACCTTCGACGCCAGCGATGAGGCCCTGGTGCTGGCCTTCCGCGCCGGAGCGCGGGGCTTCCTGTGCAAGAACGCCCGCAGCGCCCTGCTCAAGCACGCCCTGGACAGCCTGGTCCACACCGGCTATTTCCATTCCAACGAAACGCACACGGAGCCGGTGGACCACGGCTCCCTGCGCGCGCGGATCGACCACGAGCGCGCCGACATCCTGAGCCGCATCACCCCGCGCGAGCTGGAGTTCCTGCGCCTGGTGTGCTCGTCCGAGGAGCTCACCTACGAAGGCATCGCCGAGCTGATGGGCGTGCAGCCGCGATCGGTGGAGAACCACCGCACGAACCTCTTCGAGAAGTTCGGCATCAAGAGCAAGACCGGGCTGGTGCTGTTCGCCTTCAAGTGGCGCATCGTGGAGCCGTGA